In a single window of the Nocardioides massiliensis genome:
- a CDS encoding class I SAM-dependent methyltransferase: MTTTELAPIERTWRRIFPEMAAGGFGRWESTVQFYGRVNALLRPDSVVVDFGAGRGEFLDRPDSYPRRLQLLRGKVAAVIGVDVDPVVVDNEALDRAIVWRPGTPIDLPDASVDLVVSDYAFEHIDDPAAVVGELDRILKPGGWVCARTPNRWGFIAIGARMVPNALHSRLLRTLQPQRKTRDVFPTRYRLNSLRQLRSAFPAPRWEVHGYAVGEPAYVGSSRALTYVLFGVLRVLPMRLQPMYLFFVQKAPSREL; encoded by the coding sequence ATGACCACCACTGAGCTCGCGCCCATCGAGCGCACCTGGCGACGGATCTTCCCCGAGATGGCGGCGGGAGGGTTCGGGCGCTGGGAGTCGACCGTGCAGTTCTACGGCCGCGTCAACGCCCTGCTGCGACCGGACTCGGTCGTCGTCGATTTCGGCGCCGGCCGGGGGGAGTTCCTCGACCGGCCCGACTCCTACCCGCGCCGGCTGCAGCTGCTGCGCGGCAAGGTCGCGGCCGTGATCGGCGTCGACGTCGACCCGGTGGTCGTCGACAACGAGGCGCTCGACCGGGCGATCGTGTGGCGCCCCGGCACCCCCATCGACCTGCCCGACGCCTCGGTCGACCTCGTCGTCTCCGACTACGCCTTCGAGCACATCGACGACCCCGCGGCCGTGGTGGGCGAGCTCGACCGCATCCTCAAGCCCGGTGGCTGGGTATGTGCGCGGACTCCGAACCGCTGGGGCTTCATCGCGATCGGCGCGCGGATGGTGCCCAACGCGCTGCACAGTCGGCTGCTGCGCACGCTGCAGCCGCAGCGCAAGACCCGCGACGTCTTCCCCACCCGCTACCGGCTCAACAGCCTGCGCCAGCTGCGCAGCGCGTTTCCGGCGCCGCGGTGGGAGGTGCACGGGTACGCCGTGGGCGAGCCGGCGTACGTCGGCAGCTCCCGTGCGCTGACCTACGTGCTGTTCGGGGTGCTGCGCGTGCTGCCGATGCGGCTGCAGCCGATGTATCTGTTCTTCGTGCAGAAGGCACCGAGTCGCGAGTTGTAA